The genomic stretch AAGTAACCGAAGAGCAGATCGATAACGCGAAAAAAGTCTATCAATCTATAAAAGGAAGTAGAGTAACGGAACTAAGAATAAAAGGGGATGAGGATTTTTTCTTACACGATATGCCTGTCTACGCAGAACTAAAAGACTACCATAACAAAAATGTGGATCATTATCCCAATATCAAAGATATTGCATATTCTGTTTATCTTGAAGAGCAAAGGGCAAACTTCTGGTCGTTTTCGCCTAATAAGATGCGGGGGATAATTAATAAGCGCCTTCAATATAGTGGCATTGTGAGTAAAGCCGTAAGCTTGCAAACTTTCAAAGACGCAGAGAACCGCTTTACGCAAATTATCAATTTCTTAAATGAGATAGATAGAACAATGAATCTGGCGGAAGTTTTTGAGCTGCAAACACGCATCAGGAACATGTCATCCATGCTCCAAAATGAATATGCAAAG from Bartonella kosoyi encodes the following:
- a CDS encoding type IV secretion system protein — encoded protein: MLGFLIVKKSNIKMKKRFIIIGMITLLGMINLTLTSNLSWSSGAQGSTVQIASSTEYLKIIELLKEKIKVTEEQIDNAKKVYQSIKGSRVTELRIKGDEDFFLHDMPVYAELKDYHNKNVDHYPNIKDIAYSVYLEEQRANFWSFSPNKMRGIINKRLQYSGIVSKAVSLQTFKDAENRFTQIINFLNEIDRTMNLAEVFELQTRIRNMSSMLQNEYAKLQMVRNLRDNEELLIDIQKRKLYGKIINYQLTNMPRVRL